The following DNA comes from Candidatus Methylacidiphilum fumarolicum.
CCGTGGAACCGGTGAGGAGAGAAGACGTCAAGAAGACTTACTCTTTTCTTGTGGATTTGTGGTGTGGGTTTAGAGCCAGGCTTCCATTATCCCTTGAATTTGAAAAAATAGAAATACTGGCCTTGCATCGTAGTGGGAGAAAAGAAGTACTCTTTTCTTTTCAAGCGAAATGGAGTGGTCTTGTACAAGAGGCAGATAGCCAAGTTCGATTTGGTATTGACCAGCCGATAGCTGAGCGGATCGTAACGGATGGATATTGGATGGAGATTAGTGGATGGTGTTTTGACCAGAGTGGGAAAGCGGCCCAGGCGGTATGGTTAAGGTCATCTCAACAGCAGATTCGAGCGGAAAGAAGAATCCGGCCGGATGTTAAAAAAGATTATCCCAAGCTTCAGGATCTTGGCTGCGGGTTTTTCCTTTTTTTGCCGTTGACGGAAGAGGAACAACAATACAGCCTTGAAGCCGAGTTTTTGGATGGAACGATTTATCCTTTGAAGACATTTTCTGCAAGACGGTTCAATCGAAAAGAAAAAGAAGAGCAGTATGCCCAGTGGCTTTTAGAAGAATCAAAATTCAAAGAACAGGATTATCTAGCGACGATTCTAAAGGATACCCAGTTTGCTGTGCAGCCTTTTTTTTCGATCCTCGTTTTTTATGATCAACGTTGGAAAGAGGAAGATATCTACCGAGTGCTCTCAAGCTGTTTTTCTCAGTTCTATTCGCATTGGGAACTCTGGCTTTGTCCCTATGGCGCTGGACCTGTCTTTTCTGTTCAATCTTTTGGATACCGTTGGCCAGGAGCCAAACAAAAGATTCATTTTCTTGAAAAAACCGCTACGAAAGCTGAAGCCTTGAATTGTGTTTTAACCTTAGTTCAAGGAGATTATGTTGTGTTGATAGATCCTTCGGTCCTAATTAGTAAAGAAGCTTTGTTTGTGTTTGGTGTAACAATCAATTGGCATCCTGATCTATTAATGGCTTTTTCTGATGAAGATTCGATGGATGAGTCTGGGAGACGCTCGGATCCTATCTTTAAGCCAGGCTGGAATCCAGAGCTTCTTCGTTCGAATAATTATATTGGACTGGCAGCGATTTATAATAAGAAAGCGGTTTTGGATCGGCTAAGAATTGCGCCTTTACTGGATGGGCAAGAAGAGTGGGACCTAGCTTTAAGAATTGGAAGTTTTGACTGCGACAAAAACGGGGTAGTGCATGTTCCTCGCATTCTTTTCCATCGCTTCTGTTCAAAGCAAGCAGTCGGTCGGAACAACAGGGAAGATAAAGAGCGGTTAGTGTTGGAAACCGATTGTCGTCTTAGAGGAAAGGATGAAGTAACAATCAAAAAAACAGAAGAAGGATGGCATCTTCGTTATTCTATTGGTTCGTTATCTCCTTTGGTCAGCATTATTATCCCGACACGGCTTCCTTTGCCTTATGTAAAGACATGCATCGAGAGTATCCTTTCGAAGTCGACTTATCGGAAGTTTGAAATCTTGCTGGTGATTAACGGATACGGTTCTTTGGATCAAGAACAAAAGGCTTTTTTATCCGAATATTGTAGCTTAAAGCCACTCCGTTTGTTGTGGTATGATGAGCCTTTTAATTATGCTGCGATCAACAATTGGGCCGCCAAAGAAGTAAATGGTGAGCTTTTGGCCTTTCTGAACGATGACGTGGAAGTTATTAGTCCAGATTGGATAGAAGAGATGGCTGGACATGCCTTGAGGAAAGAAGTGGGAATTGTGGGAGCAAAACTTTACTATCCGAATCTGACGATACAGAGTGATGGAATGATCCTTTGGAAAGATTACCGAAGATTCCATGGCATGAGCCGAGAATTGGCAGGGTATCTAGGCTTAGCAAAACTTTGCCAAAACTTGACTGGGGTGATTACAGCCTGTGCGCTTATGCGCAGAGAATTATTCGAACAGGTGCATGGGTTTGACGAAGAATTTGCCTACAATTGGAACGACTTGGATCTTTGTTTGCGGTTAAAAGAAAGAGGATACTGGACGGTGTGGACGCCTTTTGCTGAGCTAATTCATTATTGTTCGGTTTCCGTTGGTCAAGAATCAATCGACAAACAGCAGCAGTGGGAGAAGGAAAAAGAATTGTTCGAAAAAAAATGGAAAGAAAAATTTCCATCCGATTCTTTTTATAACCCGAACCTGAGTGATTCGCCCCCTTTTTATAGGCTTGGGACTACTCCTTGGGATATAAAGGTTTGGGAGAAGAAAAAGAATGGATAAGCTTTGTTTAAAGAAAAAAAACGTTTCTATTCTTTGGAGGCCAGAAAATGGATTAAGGATATGGCTGAAGAGCAGCAAATGGACGGCGAAAAGTGGATTCAGTCTTTGATTAGCAAAGTCCACGAGCAGACTGAATGGATGAAGCTCCAACAGCAAGCTGCTGCCTTTGCTTCTTTGGCTTATGGCAGGCTTTGGATTCAAGCTCATCAGTCTTTTGAATTGGGAAGGCAATCTTTTGGGTTCCGATCGATTTTCTCAAAGAAAGAAAACCCACAGCTTTCTATAGCTTCTTGGATAGTTGTAGCCAAAGAAATTGCGAAATCCGCTCTTTTCGATCCCGCTTATTATCTCCAACAATACCCAGATGTGCGGCTCTCTGGGGTAGATCCACTGACTCATTTTGTTTTGTACGGTGCCAGGGAAAAACGCAATCCAAACCCTTTTTTTGACGTGGAATATTACTTAGAGCAAAACCCGGATGTGGCGGAGTCCAAAATCAATCCCCTCTATCATTTTATCTGCTATGGGTGGAAAGAAGGGCGAAAGCCCCATCCTCGGTTTGATCCAGCGTTTTATCTTAACCAATATAAGGATGTTGCTGAGGCGGCCATTAATCCTTTGTCGCATTATCTATTGTTTGGCCAGTTGGAAGGAAGAATTAGTTCTCCAGAGGAAGAGCCGGTGATTGATTCTCAGCAAAGAATTCTTCTTAACGGTTCTCTTGTAGAAATTGAAGATTGGTACCCTTATGGCTTTTCTCCAAGTCCAAGGTGGGGCTACGACAAGCCTGTTCATCCGATCCTTTATTCGATAATCAAAAGATCTGAGGATCATTACCGCTCTCTTTTAACTGACTGGGTTCAGTATGCTGAGGATTTGCTTTCCTTTCCTCTTCGTGACAGTGGTTCTGAATTAGATCCTTGTTGGGAAAATAGTTCTTTCCCACCTTTAGATGCGATCGCTCTTTTTGGGATAATCGCCACCACAAAACCCGCTTTGTTTTTGGAAATAGGTTCAGGCTTTACTACCCGGT
Coding sequences within:
- a CDS encoding glycosyltransferase family 2 protein, whose amino-acid sequence is MFKAWDSFLKGLRTNRSIKTTFIEKPKTTEKPDAIPFPDEPQKSHFCLDSPMPMDRLIINSPVLEIDGWFFDSFGEPAQSIWIEKDGVSYPVEPVRREDVKKTYSFLVDLWCGFRARLPLSLEFEKIEILALHRSGRKEVLFSFQAKWSGLVQEADSQVRFGIDQPIAERIVTDGYWMEISGWCFDQSGKAAQAVWLRSSQQQIRAERRIRPDVKKDYPKLQDLGCGFFLFLPLTEEEQQYSLEAEFLDGTIYPLKTFSARRFNRKEKEEQYAQWLLEESKFKEQDYLATILKDTQFAVQPFFSILVFYDQRWKEEDIYRVLSSCFSQFYSHWELWLCPYGAGPVFSVQSFGYRWPGAKQKIHFLEKTATKAEALNCVLTLVQGDYVVLIDPSVLISKEALFVFGVTINWHPDLLMAFSDEDSMDESGRRSDPIFKPGWNPELLRSNNYIGLAAIYNKKAVLDRLRIAPLLDGQEEWDLALRIGSFDCDKNGVVHVPRILFHRFCSKQAVGRNNREDKERLVLETDCRLRGKDEVTIKKTEEGWHLRYSIGSLSPLVSIIIPTRLPLPYVKTCIESILSKSTYRKFEILLVINGYGSLDQEQKAFLSEYCSLKPLRLLWYDEPFNYAAINNWAAKEVNGELLAFLNDDVEVISPDWIEEMAGHALRKEVGIVGAKLYYPNLTIQSDGMILWKDYRRFHGMSRELAGYLGLAKLCQNLTGVITACALMRRELFEQVHGFDEEFAYNWNDLDLCLRLKERGYWTVWTPFAELIHYCSVSVGQESIDKQQQWEKEKELFEKKWKEKFPSDSFYNPNLSDSPPFYRLGTTPWDIKVWEKKKNG
- a CDS encoding class I SAM-dependent methyltransferase, whose amino-acid sequence is MAEEQQMDGEKWIQSLISKVHEQTEWMKLQQQAAAFASLAYGRLWIQAHQSFELGRQSFGFRSIFSKKENPQLSIASWIVVAKEIAKSALFDPAYYLQQYPDVRLSGVDPLTHFVLYGAREKRNPNPFFDVEYYLEQNPDVAESKINPLYHFICYGWKEGRKPHPRFDPAFYLNQYKDVAEAAINPLSHYLLFGQLEGRISSPEEEPVIDSQQRILLNGSLVEIEDWYPYGFSPSPRWGYDKPVHPILYSIIKRSEDHYRSLLTDWVQYAEDLLSFPLRDSGSELDPCWENSSFPPLDAIALFGIIATTKPALFLEIGSGFTTRWAYGAKARYSPLTKLVSIDPHPRVKVDTLCHQAFRRPLHEVPLDIFEQLEAGDILFIDGTHRILQGSEATIFFLEILPILKAGVIIHLHDIFLPFDYPPHWQKKFYSEQYVLGSILLVATEKYRILFPSFYVSQHQELLKILDPLWTNPKLQSLKPKGGSFWFVKN